Proteins from one Cryptomeria japonica chromosome 4, Sugi_1.0, whole genome shotgun sequence genomic window:
- the LOC131875187 gene encoding cytochrome P450 709B1-like → MRGLEEIMNHNIRYLWLPGSSYIPIPSNLEAWKRSRRLENNLMQIIEKRKDRGSYGDDLLGLILSETGKFSSDDKNISNKQQQVMDECKAFFLGGRETTSVLISWTILLLALNQDWQQKAHEEATAICGNGNPNMDYLGKLKIIGMILNETLRLYPPVVGVARQAFKELRLRDDFIIPKGVNVVGDILSVHRDPRYWGNDANEFRPERFRDGISKATSNHPYAFIPFSGGPRACIGQNYALLETKVVVTMIVKRFRFSVSSRYRHAPAAFLTLNPQHGMPIMVESIECSAY, encoded by the exons ATGAGAGGATTAGAGGAGATAATGAACCACAATATTCGATATCTGTGGCTGCCAGGTTCCAG TTATATTCCCATACCTTCAAATCTGGAGGCTTGGAAACGGAGTAGAAGATTGGAAAATAACTTGATGCAGATTATAGAAAAAAGAAAAGATCGTGGGTCATATGGGGATGATCTTCTTGGCTTGATACTCTCAGAaacagggaagttttcttcagatgACAAGAATATTAGCAACAAACAACAGCAAGTAATGGACGAGTGCAAAGCATTCTTCTTGGGAGGTAGAGAAACCACAAGTGTTCTGATATCGTGGACAATACTCCTGTTGGCACTCAACCAGGATTGGCAACAAAAAGCTCACGAAGAAGCCACTGCAATCTGTGGAAATGGCAATCCCAACATGGATTATTTAGGAAAGCTAAAAATT ATTGGGATGATACTGAACGAGACGCTGAGGTTGTACCCACCTGTAGTAGGGGTCGCCAGGCAGGCATTCAAAGAATTAAGATTAAGAGATGATTTTATAATTCCCAAGGGTGTGAATGTGGTGGGAGACATATTATCAGTGCACAGGGATCCCAGATACTGGGGAAATGATGCAAATGAGTTCAGGCCAGAGCGTTTCAGAGATGGAATAAGCAAAGCTACAAGCAATCATCCGTACGCCTTCATTCCATTTTCTGGTGGGCCAAGAGCGTGCATAGGGCAGAACTATGCCTTATTAGAAACAAAGGTTGTGGTGACTATGATAGTGAAGAGGTTCAGATTTAGTGTGAGCAGTAGGTACAGGCATGCACCTGCAGCCTTCCTCACTCTAAATCCTCAACATGGGATGCCAATCATGGTGGAAAGCATAGAGTGCAGTGCATATTAG